The Kaustia mangrovi genome has a segment encoding these proteins:
- a CDS encoding DUF1214 domain-containing protein: protein MVFDALVFILVGLGLGYYSADRAVTDGLSFITERNGPWTIWPGVASPSADPYTRAHFATAGKLGLKQFEALVYRAETDSGDRPLDASCIYQVTGLPLESRWWNLAVYTPGHELMPNPADRHSFNSENLIREPDGSFRIVLARESRPGNWIPLGDSQSLELVLTLFAPPEAYREAPEAVALPRIEREAC, encoded by the coding sequence TTGGTCTTCGATGCTCTGGTATTCATTCTGGTCGGACTGGGGCTCGGCTATTATTCCGCCGACCGGGCGGTGACCGACGGCCTGTCCTTCATCACCGAGCGCAACGGGCCCTGGACGATCTGGCCCGGGGTCGCCAGCCCGTCCGCCGATCCCTATACCCGCGCCCATTTCGCGACCGCCGGCAAGCTCGGGCTCAAGCAGTTCGAGGCGCTGGTCTATCGCGCCGAAACCGATTCCGGCGACCGCCCGCTCGATGCGAGCTGCATCTATCAGGTGACGGGGCTGCCGCTGGAAAGCCGCTGGTGGAACCTCGCCGTCTATACGCCGGGCCACGAGCTGATGCCCAATCCCGCGGACCGCCACAGCTTCAATTCGGAGAACCTCATACGCGAGCCAGACGGCTCCTTCCGCATCGTTCTTGCCCGCGAGTCCCGGCCCGGCAACTGGATCCCCCTGGGCGACAGCCAGTCCCTCGAGCTCGTGCTCACCCTGTTCGCGCCCCCGGAGGCCTACAGGGAGGCGCCCGAGGCCGTCGCGCTTCCGCGCATCGAGCGGGAGGCCTGCTGA